The genomic stretch CGGCCGCGAGCAAGAAGTGAAGCCGTTCTTTTTGCGCGCCCAAAAGGCTTACGAGGTTCTTGTTGATCCGGCGCGCCGTGCGAAATACGATGCGCGTCTTTCCAACAATGATTGGGGCCGGCCGGAGCCAGCATCGGTTTATGAAATCAAGCCAATCGACGAATTTCAGGTTGCTCCCTCATCCTTAGAGGCTTCCGTAGTTTTGCCGCCAGCCCGTCGCCGGCTGGATCCGGGAATTCGTAAGATCATCATTTTTGTCGCCGCTTGCATTGCATTGGCCGTGCTAATTGTGAGCGTGCTGTAGATCTGCTGGGCCCACTGGAATTGCCATTTCTCGGCCAGCCCGGAATAAAGGCGCGCCGATCAAGCCGCGGCGCTTGACTTTGCCCACTGGCATGTGCGAGGCTGGTTGGCGTGAGGAGGTGGCCCATGCGTCGACGGTTGGCAGCTTCTAGTTTATTGCGCAACATACAGTGGTTAACGCTGGGGTTGCTTGTTGTACTGGCTGCCGGCGTTTTAAGCCGCATGGTTGCCCAGGCCGATCAACCCAGCGATTCCTCGTTGCTGACGCAGCAGCTTCAAACCGGCGAATTTGCTCCGGCGCTGGAAGCGGCTCGAGTGGCCGGTTCGGCCTCCGACCGCATGCGGATGCTTTCTGCGATTGCGGTGGCGCAAGCTTCTGCCGGCGACCATCAAGCGGCGCTACAAACGACCTCGCAAATGGACGACGATGGCAGCCTGAGCGATACGCTGTCGGCAATTAAAGCGCAGCCGCTGACCCCGGCCGGCCGGTTTGGCGGAAACCAGGCGGATTTCGACCAACTCATCGATCTCATTACCTCGACGGTTGCGCCGGCCAGTTGGAGCGAAATGGGGGGGCCGGGCAGCATCATGGGCTATCCGGCCGGAGTTTACATCGATCCTCATGGTGTGTTGCGGCCGCTAGTAAAAGTCGATCGCTCGGTTGGTTTAGCGGAATTGCGGCAGGCTTCTTTGCATTCAGCCAGCAGCGATATGCAGCAGAGTTCAGCGCTGCGTAAGGTTTCGCTGGTTCGCCTGGAGCGGCAAGTGGAATTGCTGGCGGCGCAAGGACGACGGCCGACCGAAGAGATTCAGGCAATGGCCGGCTTGCAGCGAATTCGCTATGTGCTGGTTTATCCCGAACAAGGGGATATTGTTTTGGCCGGACCAGCAGGGCCCTGGCAGACCGATCGTGAAGGGCGAATGGTGGGTAAAGAATCGGGTCGACCGGTGCTGCAACTGGATGATTTCGTGGTGATTTTGCGACGGATGATGTCTGCCGCACAGGCCCCTTTGGGTTGCAACATTACTCCCACCGACGCCTCGCTGGGTGAAGTGAAATCGTTTGTCAGCGAATCCAACAAAACGCCCTTGAAGCCAGGCCAGCGTGACGAGTGGCTGAAGCGCCTGCGAGAAAAGCTGGGGCAGCAAAAAATCGAGGTGTATGGAATTGATCCACGAACCCGAGTTGGTTTGGTTCTGGTGGAAGCCGATTATCGGATGAAGCTAGTGGGCATGGGCTTGGAAGAGGGAGTATACGGCGTGCCCAGTTACCTCGACATGATTGAGCTAGCGCCGGGGCAATCG from Pirellulales bacterium encodes the following:
- a CDS encoding DUF1598 domain-containing protein, which produces MRRRLAASSLLRNIQWLTLGLLVVLAAGVLSRMVAQADQPSDSSLLTQQLQTGEFAPALEAARVAGSASDRMRMLSAIAVAQASAGDHQAALQTTSQMDDDGSLSDTLSAIKAQPLTPAGRFGGNQADFDQLIDLITSTVAPASWSEMGGPGSIMGYPAGVYIDPHGVLRPLVKVDRSVGLAELRQASLHSASSDMQQSSALRKVSLVRLERQVELLAAQGRRPTEEIQAMAGLQRIRYVLVYPEQGDIVLAGPAGPWQTDREGRMVGKESGRPVLQLDDFVVILRRMMSAAQAPLGCNITPTDASLGEVKSFVSESNKTPLKPGQRDEWLKRLREKLGQQKIEVYGIDPRTRVGLVLVEADYRMKLVGMGLEEGVYGVPSYLDMIELAPGQSPPPMDVLRWWFTLNYDALAATPQHDAFELRGQGVQVLSENEMLTAAGQQIHTGNSDALNQQFARNFTKHFADLAVKYPIYAELQNMCDLALVCALVRSENLPDKVRWHMLYFGDVQHYQVPLAVAPKAVDTVINHRIFNKTTIIVGISGGVRIDPKAQVKDATFKTDNYVLPSLRLHDAPKKDDGPLRWWWD